The Culex pipiens pallens isolate TS chromosome 2, TS_CPP_V2, whole genome shotgun sequence DNA window tTTGCGACACGTGGGCCAACAGCAATAAAGACAACTTCTATTTTTTACTCCGtttcgaccaaaaaactaaatctgtccttttaatttcaagattccGCATTTTGAGATTCGCCGGGATTTTCTATTATTCTAAcgaatataaaattattaaaacgtttgtaactttcagtcgcattcaaaaagtaaaattcaaattctttgatttttttttatcaaaacatattacaaacaagcaccgcgcgaagaaacgtcaaacgccactttCCGTTTCTGTACCTTTTCAGCTGCATGCCGCTAAAGAAAAATcatttcgtgaccctttccttgaccgtttcttgggcgtttttttgtatggagttttgcgtttcttccgatctgcatatcaGCCTTTAAACTGaaagatcaaaaaatatcatagaagtgtttttttttatttcagtgtgtttttcagaaagctcTTCAAATTTGCTACAAGTTTACTTTGGCAACTTTTTGAAACGTTGCAACCGGTCCGtaatacagcaatatttaaattacgaaatacaaaaaactttaaatgactTACGGCCTTCTAAAATGTCATTCCATATACACATATACTGCGCGATACAAAGAAGGGAATCAATGCTGAGCTCCCCTGTCTCCTTTTTGTGAAAATGATGATGAAATCATTTCAAGACGTTAACATAAATTTCGAAGAATTCTCTAGCGAAGGCAATTTCGAAGCTTCCGAAGCAAAACTCAAACGGTTTGTACGATTTTTAcaacaaacgaaaaacaaattttattaccCCGTGCATTCGTTGACTTGCTcgttaataaaataatatttcttgTAAAACTAGTGATAAACAttcgaataaaattaaaaaaaataacttatcgTTGATCATGACATGAAGCAGTCTTACGGCCGAAATTACgacaaataattatttaaaaaccgAATTTGTATGATACGCTTTGGCCAATGCGCGGCTCAACTTTGAATTCGCGGGTGCACAATCTCTACAATTTTCCTACCTTCTTCTAAGACTGTTGTTGATACTGTTGTTGGTGCTGCTGTTGCGCCTGTTGAATCTGTTGCTGCAGGTGGAGCTGCGCTTGCAGTGCCTGCTGATGCCTCAGGTAGTTTTGATCGATGGGCGTAATGACAATTCCTTGGGGCGTCGCCGTCGCCCCCGGGTCGTGGTGCCTCACGTTGATGATGTTCTGGATGGGGGCGGTTCCGGCGGTCGCGGCCGCCGCTTGGTGGATTGGAATGATTTCGATTTGATTTTGAACGGGTAGAAACGACTGGCCGATTGGCCAGGCCGTGGTTATTGGGGTGAGGGTGGCCGTGCCTGGCGGGGCTGTTGCATGTTGGGCTTGGGTAGGTTGGTGAGAGGGGAACGCCGCCGGGACCAGTTGGCTGCTGTCGAAGGTTTGTACGGGGACCAGCACGGGCGTCCCGTTGTGCATGATGATCATGGTGGTCATGGTCGGGGTCGGGTTTGTTTGCTGTTGGTGCTGTATTGGGATGGTGGCTTGCTGCAGGTGCTGACCCGGGGTCAATGTTATGGTTTGAATCTGCGGCGCACTCTGCAGAACCGGAACCTTCTCGTGCGTTTCGTAGTGAGTGCGAGCATCTTCCAGCTGTTCGAACGCACTCGAACAAATCTTACAACTGTACGGACTAGCGTGACTGACTTCCTCGTGTTCCCGCAGGATCTCCTCGTTCGGAATGTACACGTCGCAAACGCAACACTCAACCGGCTGCTCGTAATCGTCCAGCTCGTCAAACTCGTCCTCTTCCGGCTCCGGCTCCGCATCACCTTGCTCTTCCGACGTTTCCACCTCTTCCTCATTCTCCCCGTCCTCCTCTTCATCCCCGTCACCACTCGCACCTTCCGCCACCGTCACAACCTGCTGCAGATGAATCTGTCCCAACTGCTGGTGcggctgctgttgttgctgaaGTTGCTGCTGTTGCACCGACAGCAATCCGGCGACCTCGGAAAAATCCCGCTGCTGATCGGCCAGCTGACCGCGCCGTATTCGGATCTTCGACTCGGGATCCTCGCTGACGCGAAACAGCGACCCCAGAGCGTCCATCTTCTTCATCTCCCGAGGGCGCACCTTCACGCAGTGATACCGCAGGTAGTGCGTCTGCAGACACTTGATGTTGGACGTCGTGTAGCTCGGGCAGCCCAGCTGGCAGCGGAGCGCCTGTGTGTGTTTGGCCCTCTTGTGAATGTTGAGCTTGTTCGTGTCGAAGAAGTACTTGCCGCAGTCCCGGCAGCTGTGGTGGTCCTCAAAgtggttccggatgtggcccaGCAGTTGCATCGTCTTGTTGAACACTTCGTGGCACAGTTTGCACTTGAAGCCCAGCCGGAGCCGCTGCTCGGAACCGTCCGTCACGACGCGAAAGTGCAGGACCATCTTTTCGATCTGAAAGTCCCGGAAGTTGGGAAAATCCTCCGGCAGCGAGGGCCGCGTGTTGTCCTCGGCCAGCACGTCCGGATCTTCCTCTTCGGCGAGGGTGTAATGCGATTGCatcttatttgaatatttttttcacttctaatgtttatgtttttcactCGCCCGATCGTTACAAACACCCAAAATCCGATGTTTAACCCTTGATTCACACACCTCTCGAACGTTTTTCGACGAACTAACGTCCGCCCGCTTCCGATAATGCCATTTTTGATAGAAAATAccactttttcattgaaaattgcaCTAAATCCAAGCACTTGAAAATTCTAAACGCTGTGATTTGGCTATTTTTCACCGTTTTCACTCTTCTCCCTTTCGTCGCTGACATTTTGACAGAACGGGAATGTAAACAAAGCGCGAGAGAGGAGAAGTTTTATGGCAAAAATGGAACAAAATCTTTTTATGGTACGCTAATGAAACAAACAAGCAGACCTGAAAcacgtattatttttttaaatacactgaaagcccgaccatggtaattttaagaacatttgatgaaaatgctgcttattaaattaactgtggctttttggtggaagtaaacgcaaatatggttaaatgtaccatgcttccacaaaattgcatggtaATAATAAGGAAATCATTATCATTCTCTCGATATTCGAGCCTCCAATTTGGTGGGTTAAAATTACCATACCGCTATCgacatagtaaaactgactgtgttaatcagtcaatccaagcacggaatgttttcagcaaaaatacgtcggtgcgtgttttcaatttaaccctacaatatggtagcaactaccatGGTTGGGGTTTCAGTGTAGAGTCTTATAGCCATATGTCAGGTTTTATGTACAAcactcaaaaaatctttaaccacAGGGTTGCATGAAAACTCCGGTGGCAGATAATTTTCAATCCAGAACAACGTTTTACATGAATCATGCAACTGTCGCAGTGCAT harbors:
- the LOC120431363 gene encoding zinc finger protein 236-like is translated as MQSHYTLAEEEDPDVLAEDNTRPSLPEDFPNFRDFQIEKMVLHFRVVTDGSEQRLRLGFKCKLCHEVFNKTMQLLGHIRNHFEDHHSCRDCGKYFFDTNKLNIHKRAKHTQALRCQLGCPSYTTSNIKCLQTHYLRYHCVKVRPREMKKMDALGSLFRVSEDPESKIRIRRGQLADQQRDFSEVAGLLSVQQQQLQQQQQPHQQLGQIHLQQVVTVAEGASGDGDEEEDGENEEEVETSEEQGDAEPEPEEDEFDELDDYEQPVECCVCDVYIPNEEILREHEEVSHASPYSCKICSSAFEQLEDARTHYETHEKVPVLQSAPQIQTITLTPGQHLQQATIPIQHQQQTNPTPTMTTMIIMHNGTPVLVPVQTFDSSQLVPAAFPSHQPTQAQHATAPPGTATLTPITTAWPIGQSFLPVQNQIEIIPIHQAAAATAGTAPIQNIINVRHHDPGATATPQGIVITPIDQNYLRHQQALQAQLHLQQQIQQAQQQHQQQYQQQS